One region of Gossypium raimondii isolate GPD5lz chromosome 6, ASM2569854v1, whole genome shotgun sequence genomic DNA includes:
- the LOC105773543 gene encoding uncharacterized protein LOC105773543, producing MIKTLNPYSAKTAEIMSRYRPIAPKPEVLPENSIDESSAMSQKMRQSPYLRNLWPQLQARPSRNRKRGRGTGLSPPPPTTTAMKRARTQYFLGLSPPPPPPPPPPSSTTSLVSLPLLPCLKVAAHEIPEEKDFLKQLQGLPVLPTSSLITPQPIRPVGSTIIVGCINEAPAPAAPLQAPKKPEEVEDDIESESMPTIISDSNNKVRLANSAYKAMVGQPECPWLDSMVKGSECKRICGEVMLNLSNSRVPVKSKGFSCWVRIEWGNEGNNSNNKGSITAFCDVVRLSCQSKDYLFTWRFHIPTIGKTS from the coding sequence ATGATCAAGACCTTGAATCCTTATTCAGCTAAAACAGCTGAAATTATGTCTAGGTACCGTCCTATAGCTCCTAAACCTGAAGTGTTACCTGAAAACTCCATTGATGAAAGCTCAGCTATGTCTCAAAAGATGAGACAGTCACCTTATTTGAGGAATTTATGGCCTCAGTTACAAGCTCGACCTAGTAGGAATAGAAAGAGAGGGAGAGGTACTGGCTTATCACCACCACCGCCAACAACAACAGCAATGAAAAGAGCAAGAACCCAATATTTCTTAGGGCTTTCTCCACcaccgccgccgccgccgccaccaccatcatcaacaacaagtttggtctcACTCCCTCTTCTTCCATGTTTAAAGGTGGCTGCTCATGAAATACCGGAAGAGAAGGATTTTTTGAAGCAGCTCCAAGGTCTTCCTGTTCTTCCCACTAGTAGTCTTATAACACCTCAGCCAATTAGACCAGTGGGTTCAACCATCATTGTTGGGTGCATTAATGAAGCACCAGCACCAGCAGCACCATTGCAAGCCCCTAAGAAACCAGAGGAGGTTGAAGATGATATAGAATCTGAGTCCATGCCAACAATTATATCTGATTCCAACAACAAAGTCAGGCTAGCAAACTCAGCTTACAAAGCCATGGTGGGTCAACCTGAATGTCCCTGGCTTGATTCCATGGTGAAAGGCAGTGAATGCAAGAGAATTTGTGGGGAAGTGATGCTTAATCTATCTAATTCAAGGGTGCCTGTTAAATCAAAAGGGTTCTCTTGTTGGGTGAGGATTGAATGGGGAAATGAAGGGAACAATAGCAACAACAAAGGGTCGATCACAGCCTTTTGTGATGTAGTGAGATTATCTTGCCAGTCAAAAGACTATCTCTTCACATGGAGGTTCCATATACCCACCATAGGGAAAACATCTTAG
- the LOC105772223 gene encoding protein SOB FIVE-LIKE 5 isoform X1, with amino-acid sequence MNISPSQCGSSGCEPGWTFYLDQSSYYSQTQRPNEEYVGKGGIFMADEAAEVDLSMVSDASSGPKRYYDDYDQCSEPVKKRSKAKKKIKEHGVDDDTATSPLTSFSKKSSCKKLDFSQSFSGTCFKGKSTLHLKPGNKAGTKDSGDFQERNWD; translated from the exons ATGAATATATCACCTTCACAATGTGGTAGTAGTGGTTGTGAGCCTGGTTGGACATTTTACTTGGATCAATCCTCTTACTACTCACAAACTCAGCGTCCAAATGAAGAATATGTAGGAAAAGGAGGTATATTCATGGCTGACGAAGCTGCTGAGGTGGACTTATCAATGGTATCTGATGCATCTTCTGGTCCAAAACGTTACTATGATGATTATGATCAATGCTCTGAACCAGTTAAGAAAAGAAGCaaagccaaaaagaaaatcaaagaacaTGGTGTTGATGATGACACTGCAACCTCCCCTTTAACAAGTTTTTCCAAG AAGAGTAGCTGCAAGAAGTTGGACTTTTCACAAAGCTTCTCTGGTACATGTTTTAAG GGTAAATCAACATTGCACTTGAAACCTGGAAACAAAGCAGGTACAAAAGATTCAG GTGATTTTCAAGAAAGAAACTGGGACTGA
- the LOC105773544 gene encoding LIM domain-containing protein WLIM1 isoform X1 encodes MAFAGTTQKCMACDKTVYLVDKLTADNRVYHKACFRCHHCKGTLKLGNYNSFEGVLYCRPHFDQLFKRTGSLEKSFEGTPKIAKPEKPVDGEKPIATKVSGMFGGTRDKCFGCKNTVYPTERVTVNGTPYHKSCFKCTHGGCVISPSNYIAHEGRLYCKHHHGQLIKEKGNLSQLEGDREKDGTEVAAES; translated from the exons ATGGCATTTGCAGGAACAACCCAGAAATGTATGGCTTGTGACAAAACTGTGTATTTGGTCGATAAATTAACAGCTGATAACAGGGTTTATCACAAGGCTTGTTTTAGGTGCCATCACTGCAAAGGTACTTTGAAG CTTGGCAACTACAATTCCTTTGAAGGAGTCTTGTATTGCAGGCCTCATTTTGATCAACTTTTCAAAAGAACTGGTAGTCTTGAGAAAAGTTTTGAAG GTACACCAAAGATTGCAAAGCCAGAAAAACCAGTTGATGGTGAG AAACCAATAGCTACTAAAGTATCAGGCATGTTTGGTGGAACAAGagataaatgttttggttgtaaaaaCACAGTGTATCCAACTGAGAGG GTTACAGTGAATGGTACCCCTTACCACAAGAGTTGTTTCAAATGCACACATGGAGGATGTGTTATAAGCCCTTCAAATTATATAGCACATGAAGGTAGACTTTACTGCAAGCACCACCATGGTCAACTCATTAAGGAAAAAGGGAACTTAAGCCAGCTCGAAGGCGATCGCGAGAAGGATGGAACTGAAGTTGCTGCTGAATCTTAA
- the LOC105772223 gene encoding protein SOB FIVE-LIKE 5 isoform X2, with amino-acid sequence MNISPSQCGSSGCEPGWTFYLDQSSYYSQTQRPNEEYVGKGGIFMADEAAEVDLSMVSDASSGPKRYYDDYDQCSEPVKKRSKAKKKIKEHGVDDDTATSPLTSFSKKSSCKKLDFSQSFSGTCFKGKSTLHLKPGNKAGDFQERNWD; translated from the exons ATGAATATATCACCTTCACAATGTGGTAGTAGTGGTTGTGAGCCTGGTTGGACATTTTACTTGGATCAATCCTCTTACTACTCACAAACTCAGCGTCCAAATGAAGAATATGTAGGAAAAGGAGGTATATTCATGGCTGACGAAGCTGCTGAGGTGGACTTATCAATGGTATCTGATGCATCTTCTGGTCCAAAACGTTACTATGATGATTATGATCAATGCTCTGAACCAGTTAAGAAAAGAAGCaaagccaaaaagaaaatcaaagaacaTGGTGTTGATGATGACACTGCAACCTCCCCTTTAACAAGTTTTTCCAAG AAGAGTAGCTGCAAGAAGTTGGACTTTTCACAAAGCTTCTCTGGTACATGTTTTAAG GGTAAATCAACATTGCACTTGAAACCTGGAAACAAAGCAG GTGATTTTCAAGAAAGAAACTGGGACTGA
- the LOC105773544 gene encoding LIM domain-containing protein WLIM1 isoform X2 encodes MAFAGTTQKCMACDKTVYLVDKLTADNRVYHKACFRCHHCKGTLKLGNYNSFEGVLYCRPHFDQLFKRTGSLEKSFEGTPKIAKPEKPVDGEVTVNGTPYHKSCFKCTHGGCVISPSNYIAHEGRLYCKHHHGQLIKEKGNLSQLEGDREKDGTEVAAES; translated from the exons ATGGCATTTGCAGGAACAACCCAGAAATGTATGGCTTGTGACAAAACTGTGTATTTGGTCGATAAATTAACAGCTGATAACAGGGTTTATCACAAGGCTTGTTTTAGGTGCCATCACTGCAAAGGTACTTTGAAG CTTGGCAACTACAATTCCTTTGAAGGAGTCTTGTATTGCAGGCCTCATTTTGATCAACTTTTCAAAAGAACTGGTAGTCTTGAGAAAAGTTTTGAAG GTACACCAAAGATTGCAAAGCCAGAAAAACCAGTTGATGGTGAG GTTACAGTGAATGGTACCCCTTACCACAAGAGTTGTTTCAAATGCACACATGGAGGATGTGTTATAAGCCCTTCAAATTATATAGCACATGAAGGTAGACTTTACTGCAAGCACCACCATGGTCAACTCATTAAGGAAAAAGGGAACTTAAGCCAGCTCGAAGGCGATCGCGAGAAGGATGGAACTGAAGTTGCTGCTGAATCTTAA